Below is a window of Dromiciops gliroides isolate mDroGli1 chromosome 5, mDroGli1.pri, whole genome shotgun sequence DNA.
AGAGCAAAGGGTAAAGGCTGTAAAGAGTAACCTTTCTTCTTTAAATGAGGCGAAACTTCTTAATAGTTAGAGCTGTCCGGaaagtggaataggctgcttcaggaggtggtgagttccccatcacaGACAGTCTTCAAAAAGAGTCTGAATAACCATTGTCCTGTCAGGAATGTTGCAGAAGGGATTATTGCTCAAGTAGGATTTAGAGTGACTACAAgaagcagcaaggtggtgcaatggatagcacACAAGATGTCATTAGACTGCcagttccttgagaacaaggactgtcttttcgatttctttgtctctttagtacttggcacagtatccaccacatagtagatgcttcacaactgtttattgactgaaaaagaactgagatcaaatcccacctcagacacttacaagctatatacatgtgtatgcaatATTCCTGGGACACTGCAAGACTTTAGCAAATGTTGAATTGAGTTGGACAATAATCGGGAACTATATTCCTAAGCAAGAACTCAGCATCAAATCAATCACAGACATGACAACAAGGTGACATATTGGGAGGTGACCCAGTGTGTCGGGATCACAGGTTCCACAATGGGAGTTGAGGATTAGAGACGATAAATAATTGGCACATCAGCATCACCTAATAGGTGAATAACTGTGTGTGATTTATTATTCACGATAGCTCagtatttaaagtaaaaaaacacaaagaaatcaaGTAAAGTCTCTGCaataataattctaagagaataagagtaatttttcaacctttcagccttgacatgTCAGAACTTGTTCTAGGCCTTAACAGAGCAAGGTTAGCACAGCTGAGTCCTCAGACCCTGGGAGAATggccaagcattgtctctggaaaCTCTTGCTACTTCAGTGACCACGGCCCAAGTATGGGAGGGGGAACCCAGTCAGAGGGGTGACAGAGAGCCCTCTGCATTTGCCACACCAGTGAGGTATGAAAAAATAGGATGGGGTAACTCCAGAAGGCTGAATTTGAGGGGTTCTCCCAGTGTTACCCCAGGCAGGTCAATTGTTTCCTCTGGGtcttattttcctcctctttaaagcAGCAGGGGTGAGTTAGTTGATTCCCTGAGATCCCTTTTAGCCATAAACTTTTATCATCCTCTGACACTGATGACAAGAGGATAGGGCTATTGGTGAAGTGCTGAAGATTTGTGTTACCAGATAGCTTTCCAGCCTTTCCTGAGTCGTGTCTACTTAGTCCTGAGCCTCAAGGAGATTAAATTCTCAGGGCATGAGACAAACCTATATTCATTCATCTATACAAAACCATTTAGTAAAATTAACCAGAAATGAATGACATCATCCTTGAGAGGTGGACCCAGAATTGGGAGGCCCAGTTCTGATACTTCTTAAATGTgtaactttggccaagtcacatgACAAGTCACaagtctcagttttctgattTATAAAACGGGGATAATGATTCTTACGCCAcccacttcacagagttgttatgaggaaggTATCTTGAAAAccataaagatatatatgtatgtatgtgtgtatgtatgtatattcatacacatatacacatgcatatacatgtatatatgtatgttattttcCCTCTAATTTATATAATGTCCTCTGTTAATAGATAAAATACAGATTGTTCACATCTTGGTGGGAGGAGCAGATAGAATGAGACGTGTTATGTGATTAGGGAAAATGGCAGTCCATTTTTCTGATATCCATAACCAATATTTAGACACAACATGACTTTTTTTCCATGAAGTTTATTGGTAAgacagggaggagggggaggggtgcaTCCAAGGCTTTAAAACAAGACACAAAAGCATAGACAACAAAGTATTATCCACAAGTAGTATCAGCCTCAGCTTAATTCTTACATCTCACCTAGCCCAATTACTCAGAAGGAATATTCATCCTCAGTCTGAGAACAGACAACTAGCAGGGAGCCCACTGTTGGGTTGAACAGTACAATTGGTGGCAATTATACCTTCAATCCTTTGCATGGAGTTCTAATTATACCCCTCAACGAGTAATACTGtgtccaaaaaataaaacaaccaaagAAGAACCCACCCTACTGGGCTCTTGGGGAATGGCAGATATAAATGGTCAGATAGTCTCAATGATTCAAATATAGAATTATGGGGAGGGGAAGTTGTAGAAAAGGCTTGAATTCTGGACAAATGTCATCCAGCCCTTTGGCATACTCCTGGACTTTATCTGTTCTCCATTGTTTGAAATTTACTAAGAGGTGGAAAATCTGCCAGAGCAGGAAAACAAACCCTGCTgtcaaaaataatgataataatgtccTACAATAATACTTCCAATAGACATACTTTGGGGGAGCATCTAATACTATGGATTATCTCCCCTCCACTGGGGCAGATAATCAAGGGCTGGCACTAATTGGCTCATAACCGTGTCCCTTATTTAGAACCAGAAATgggtggaaaaggaggaagggtaGAACAAACTTCTTTCAGTAGTATTTTAGGGAATGGGGAGTGGTAGGAATTCCAAGGAGTGGAAAAGGAATAATAGGAGGGACCAAGTAGGAAGGGAgacaaaagatgaacaaaaaacaCTAAAAATGGATCCTCCTTCTGCCTTCCCAATATTACTGAGAAGGGAGAATAGAGAAAAGAGATCTGCTTTTGATTCAAGAGACCTCCATCTCCAGATAGATGGCATAGGATGACCAAGGATGGATCAGAGGCCAGAATGGGAAATCACATCTAAGCAAGCTTGAGGCTACCAAGAGTTTAGAACTTCACTCGGGTATAGAAGCCATCCTGACTTCCCTGCCCTGAGCTATAACCCTGGGTATTCCTAGAACTAGATTCTTGGGTTCCAGATCCAGAGGTTGCCCCTGTAGATCCAGAAGTAGCATGGGTAGAACCAGACTTGGTGCCAGAGCTATATTCAACTCCTGAGCTGTATCTGCTGCTTCCATCTCCAGAGCTCTTGCTCCCATGACCAAGGCTTGTTGATGCTGCCCCAGTGGATGATGAGATGCTACTGGTAACCACAGCTATGGGGAAATAGAAAAGAAGCTCAAGACTTTGAAGATCCCTATACCAGGTTCCCATCAATCCACCCTATACACATAACCAAGAATCATTTTTTTAAGAGTAAACATGTCCttggttctctgtctctctgtgtcactgtctctctgtctctgtgtgtgtctctctctatggctttctctgtctctctctgtctctctgtctctgtctctgactctctgtctctctctatctctctctctgtctctctctttctgtctctctctgtctctctctctccctctctcccctaccaGGACTCATGACCAAATCATCTTAGGCTTTAAGACATCTCTCATACTTCCCCAAACATAGGGACCTTGTCTTCCCCTCCCTAGATCTTCCCCAGTACAAAGATACAGGGAGTTCCCATCTCAGACAGAAAAGAGAGTTAGGAGCTCAATAgaatctttccccctttccccaacccAGGCTACTTACAGTAGTTCACAGAACAGGTGATGTCTCCAGAGAGcctaagagaagaagaaagaaaaagcacaaCTATCAGTCATCCTTCTAAGTTAGGCTTGGAAAAGAATTCCAGGTTTTGGTAATCCCTACACTATTGGAGAATTCCAACATGGTTCTAAGTTTAGGGTGATGAGTTACAAGAACAGTCATTATCAACCAACCCTATTGCTTCCCAGACACTTTCTGCTAATCCCCCACAATCACCCTGTCCTTCATGACTACTTTGTCCTTCCTCAAGTCATTAGACCACCTCCAGTGAGTGACTAGCTCCAGGGCACCAAAATCTAGAAGGCACAAACGTTAACACATGAATACACTGAGCATCATGGAATCACTTCTTTAGTGAATAAGAGCTAAGCACTTAATTAGTGAGAATAATTAGtcaaaataggaagctaccagattgTTAATTATACCTACCTCTTCACCATTATAGTGATTCCTCCTTCTGCTCAATTGAATTAGTCTTAATTACTTCTTATATCATTGTCATATAATGAATTATACAAAATTGATTTGAATGCTTCTTGTCCCATTGCCTTTCAAACTGTTTCTACCAAGGGGCCAAAATTACTACTTACAGCTCAATATTAGCTTGACCTCTATTCTACCTCAGCCCTCGCTACCTCCTCtatcctttttctttgtcctttcttaGTGTCATCCCAAGATACTGAAAACCCAGATCTGAGGAGAACCTGATTATGCCCCAAATGGGCAAGGCCAAATGAATAAAGACATGACTCACCCTATCTTCTTCTCAACAGAAAGGAAATCCTACCACAAAATTGAAGGGGGTTTATTTGATAAGGAAGAAAAGGTATGAGCTCTCTAttcagaaaaccccaaaacaaaagaagctAGAAGGGTAGGATTCTATTGAGCATAAGTCCTAGACTAACGCAGCATTTTAGGATCCATTGTCAATGAGTCACAGAGTATTGgttatgtctgaggccacagAGTAAACAGCTATACTCACAAGAGGTTAACCTTGGTTCCAtacaagagaagaaaacaagcaaacaaaaacttcCAAATAGTGTGAGCTGTTTAAAATTATAAGGTGATACATAGGTAGTGGATTCCTTATCCTTGAATGTTTCCAACCAAAGGTTGAAAACTTTGTCAGGAAGGTTGTAGTAGGATACCTGACCAGGTTGGGATTGAACttgatgacctcagaggtcagttTAGCTCTGAGATCTAAGGTTTCATGGTAATTCTACCCAGGAAGAAGACAGTTAGGACAATGCATGTCTTCTTGAGCTCACctgctctcttctccctccaggaGTTTCCTGTAGGTAGCAATCTCCACATCTAGGGCCAACTTGACCCCCAGCAGTTCCTGGTAGTCCCGAAGCAGCCGAGTGAGctcttcctttgccttctgcaGGGCATCCTCCAGCTGGGCCACCTTCTCCTGGGCATCTTTGACAGTCTTCTCACCCTTCTGCTCAGCCTCCAGGATGGCCTGTTCCACTGCGGCATTCTGTAGAGGATAGAATGAGGTGAGTCAATGAACCCTATGCCATGTTAGCAACTCACCTAGAAGGAAGCACTCCAATGAAGAGGATCACAGGAAGACTCTCATCTATCTATTCCAGCCCTCTCCTTTgaccaatgaggaaaatgaggccccaaCACATTTAAGTGACTGACTCAGTATCAAAAGGGTGTTCAGTAATAGAGCTGAGATTTGATAGATCTTTTGAGGTAGTGgggacacagtgaatagagcactgggcttggaatcaggaagactcatcttcatgagttcaaatctggtcccagaccctgggcaagtcacttaaccctgttagcttcagtttcctcatctgtaaaaggctTACAAGGCACCTTCCTTACAAGGTGGTTCATGCTAGGTATTCTCCCCAtctggcagatgaggaaactgaggcaaagaaaggttaagtgctttgcacacagtcaTCTCATTTTTTCAATATCGAAGCAGGAATCTGAACCCACTGGATCTAGAAGAGAACTAGGCTCTAGTCTTGGTTCTTACACAAACTACATATGGAAACATGAACAGGTCACTaaacttttctggacctcagttctctCCTCTGGAAAATTAAGAACCTGGACCAGTTGAACTTTAAGgtcattttaacttttttgtttgtttttgggtttttttggttttggttttttggtttttttagtgaggcaattggggttaagtgactttcccagggtcacacagctagtaagtattaagtgtctgaggccggatttgaactcaggtactcctgactccagggccggtgctctatccactgcgccacctagctgcccctcattttaacttttgactgcctcagtttcctcaatggtaaaatggggcTCATAaaagcacccatctcccagggtcattgggagaatcaaatgagaaaatatttgtaaagtccttagaacagtgtctgtcacatggtaggtacttaataaatatttgtttccttctttcttttctccctctcttcctttttccttccttttttagttttcctttctttcctctttcttccagcTTGATCATTCCATTAGTCTCTCACTCCTGCTCTAGTCTTTtgggaggtttttgttgttgttttatgccatactatcttcGGTTTGTGATTCATTCTCATGACTCATTCACATCTTCTTTACTGAGCCCATATCAGAAATTTCTCAAGGGCGGAGACTAAGGCACCTCCTTATTCTGGAGCTCTTTCAGaaccctgtcccctcccctgcccccagcctttttctttcccttcatgaccagcacctaggacagtgttTAGCACATGGAGATAGAAGGTGTTCATTCACTGATTTGGAAACCAAAGGCATGGGAGACTTGGATCACAGAAGATCAAACCCCTACCTGTTTCTTGACACGATCAATTTCTGCACGTAGTCTCTGAATGGTTCTGTTCAGTTCATTGATCTCAGTCTTGAGTACTTTGACATCTTCACCATGTTTCCCTGCAGTGATCTGAAGTTCTTGGTACTAGAGTTAAGGGAAAAGACCAGAGTCAAAAGCAAGCAGAAGGAGATTGTCCAGATGATGGCAGCCCTTCTTGGGTAGCCAGTCTACCTCTTTGTGCACTTAGGCAACAAGATCTTCTTGAGTAGTGTCCAATCCCTGAACCAGTATTTGAAGCTGGCTGGGTCAGAATCCCCGACTACAGGGAGGTAGTCCAGCCAATATAGTAGAATGGAGAATCAATTTGTTGCATTTGATTTAAGACTAATAGATCCACCCATGTCCCCTTGAGAGTTCTCTTCATGATCTAGCCTTCCAAATGAAATAACCTCCCCAAAGAAGACCAGACAAAGCCTAAGGATGCTGGGGTCCTCTGGACAAAGTTTCCAGGAGTTCTGATAAGAGAGTCTTCTCCCACTCTTATTCCTTCCCAGAGAGGGATTAAGAAAAAATGTTAGTTCCCCTACAGACCAGACTGTGCCCTATATGTCTGTTTCCCTCACTCACCTTGGCCTGGTACAAGGTATCAGCTTCAGTCTTACTCCTCTGGGCAATATCTTCATACTGAGCTTGGATCTCCTCCAGGATGCTGTCCAGGTTCAGGGTACGGTTGTTATCCATAGAAAGGACCACATTGGTGTCACTAACAGTTTTGTGCACTTGGGCCAATTCCTGTAAGACATAGTTTGGATTGGTTTTTGGTGGTTACTGAGGTCAtcttctttgtctcttctttcttctgaggCTCACAGAACCATCTCTTTCCCCCCAGCTCCACTCACAAACTTAGAGACCAACCCAGAGGTGCTTTCCTCCTGAGAGTTTTTCTCCATTGTCTCTCTGTTTTCCAAGAGCCCCCGGGCCTCCCATAATGGTTAGATTGAAGGAGGTCACCCCTAAACTTACAGTCTCATACAGGACTGTAAAGAATTCAATTTCTTGCTGCAGACTGTCCACTTTAGTGCTGAGGTCAACTTTAACTGTGTAGGCAGCATCCACATCCTgaaacaaagaagagagaaaatatattaagATCAGGCTAGGGAGGACTCCTGGTTCCTGAATGTCCCTTGAATATGTTTTGCATACAGGTGTGCCTGTTGGTCTGGGAAAAGACCAAGAGAAAAAGTCATAGAATTAGCTTAGGATCccagaatacctgaattcaaaaatcaaaaaggcaggggcagctaggtggcacagtggatagagcactggccctggagtcaggaggacctgagttcaaatccagcctcagacacttaacacttactagctgtgtgaccctgggcaagtcacttaaccccaattacctcactaaaaaaaaataaaaaataagaataaaaaaggcAGCCAGGTTCCCcatcccattcattcatttaactttttttttgtccctGATCCATGCTGAGGATGGGGTGATATTAACTGTCAGACTGCTGCTGAACTGTTCTTATTGTCAGCCTCAAAAATACTTAGCCCCCTTCCTGATAGGAAGAAGTAATTAATAACAAACTAAAACACTAAAAAAAGTTCAGTTCAGCCATTTcagactcctcatgaccccatttgagattttcttggcaaagatactggagtggtttgccatctccttctccagctcattggacagatggggaaactgaggccaacagggttaagtgacttgccctgggtcatatagctagtaagtgtctgaggccatttctaaactcaggaagatgagtcctcctgactccaggcccaatgccaCTTAGCTGCCGAATCACTAAAAAAGAAGCACTAAACCATGTTTTGCTTTAAAATATCTTCCCTTCCTATACCAGCAGGCTGTACTGTCATGCAGTGAAAGTCACCATTTGGCAAGAATATGGGCAAAGGAGGTGTAGAGTAATCATAGCCAACATTATGTaatgcttttctcacaacaactttatACCAACAAGAAGTTGGATTTGCAGGATTTACTGCCAATAAGTTTCAATGCCGAAACCCAAGAACTAATTACATTAGCCTTGCCGTTAGTGTGATTACCATAGACTTCACTGAGTCCTATATCACACAGGCCCAAGAAGTAGACTGGGGACTAGAATTAttcacaaatggaaaaactgaggcccagtgagcgAGAAACTATAGTTTCCCAAGATCTGGGAAATGGTGTCTGCTTCCTTGGCTCCTGGTGGAAGATTCAGTTATACTCACCTTCTTAAGCACCACAAAGTCATTCTCGGCATTTGTACGGGCATTGATCTCTGTTTCGTACCTGGTGAAATTGAGAAGATGAGTAAGTGACCGCTATGTCCCCTGATGACCAGTTCTATAAGCCTATTATCACCAAGAATATCCCAATTGCCAAATTCCCCTGTACGTAGATGACCTTAGTCTCTTCAGCAAACCTGGAGTCTGGGAACTTGgtggtgatagatagataggtagagatagatagatagatagatagatagatagatagatagatagatagatagatagatagatagatagatagataaactatatttcaatataatacatttcctttggaattctgtgaatttgaaaacattattctaagaagaagCAGAAACATCTCCAGAGAGTCAAGGGGGTCCAAGACACATACAACAGTTATAAATTCCTAATCTAGAGCTTTAAGGCATCTACAAGGTTGCCCATTccaatccctgccccccccatagaTAAAGAAGCCAAGCctcagaggtttagtgacttgcccaacttcACTTTGTAATAAGTGCCCAGACTGAATCCAGGCCTTCAGGCACCAAAGGCAGGGCCCTTTCTACTATACCAGCCTGCCTGCCCTAGTGATATGTGCTGAGGCCCTTATTATAATCACTGCAGGGAAATGTCTTTTCTTCCCAATGTCAGAGCAGCAGGAGCAGCTGTTTACTGGGGGCAGTCAATAGAAAACAAGCGGTGGGCTTCCTTTGTAGGTAGGGCCTGGGTACATGTGAGAATCTGGAGGAGATGAGGGTGTTTTTAAGATGCACACAGAAGTAGGGCGAGTAAGGTAGCATTTCCCTCCTGCAGATGGTAGCGTTTCCTCTGTGGGCCCCACTTACTTCTTCTTGAAGTCTTCCACTGAGTCCTGAGTGGTCTTCAGCTCTGAGTCCTGCTGGCCCTTCTGGGACTTGAGATTGTCCACCTGTGCCCGCAGGCTGCTGAGGTAGGCTTCAAAGATGGAGTCCAGATTGGTTGTGTGGGTACTGACATTCAGCTGCTGGAGCAGGTCCCATTTGGTCTTCAGCacctggttctgctgctccaggaaccGCACCTGAAATCCGGGAGACAAATTCGTTCTGTAGGCAACCGGGACTGACCCAGAGCAGAGGATACTGGGGATTCCAGAGGGCCCTCCTCAGAATCACAGCATCTCTAGCTATCAGAACTGCAAAGGACATCCGGCATCACCTAGCCTAGCCCTCTTTATTTTACGCATGAGGAACCTAAGACCCAGACAGAGGAAAGGATTTGCTCAAAGCACACAACAAGTTTGTAGCAGCCCTCACTCTCAACACTTGCACATGCCATAGGACATTCAGTCCCAGctcagctacttactacctaGCAccaaggtggcccagtggatagagcaatgggcctggagtcaggaaaaaataaattcaaatccagcctcagacacttggcagctAAAGAGGCCCAGGGGATCGAGCAATGGagctggagtcaaaaggaccagagttcaaatccagcctcagacacttactagcccagagcaaatcacttcacttctgtctgcctcagtttcctcaattgtaaaatggaggtagtaTTAGCAACTACCctacaggattgttgtaaagataataATGTTGTaaagagataatatctgtaaggcacttagcatagtacctgatacACATGCTTTTTCCTTTACCCCTTCCACACCACCCTATGTTACATTGGACAATTCACTTCCTCTCTCTAGCTCTGTTTTCTCCAGCTTCCAGTTCTGCAATCTATGATCCTTTCTTCTACTGCCTTTCCATCTGTGTCCCTCCTTTCAACCTTGCTTCAAAGGTCTCCTCAAACAGTCTTCCCTGATTAACACCAGGAGCTAGGTAGGAACACTCCTCCATTCCCCTCTGCCCTTAGCAGTTAGTACTATGTCCCTTcacatatatttgcatgttgGTTCATAAGTGTTCTTAAGTCATTTTATAAATGCACGTCTAATGTCCCTGGCTCTGCCCACAATAGGCATTCAACAGAAGTTGCTGATTCCTCCATTGATTTTTCCCCACCCTTAAACCCCCCTAAGGCAGAAttttcttttcaagttgttgTATGACATTCCTTTGTTGCAAGAAAAAATGTCTTAATCGTCCCATAATCAAAGGGAACCTTCCAGAACTTGCACAACTcacttctccctccccattcaAGAGGCCCCTGTAGTAATAACAGCAAATGCTCCCCAGCATTCTTCACCCTTCCCGCTGTTCCAGTGAGGATTTCCCAACTGACCTTACCCTTTGAAATTCCTCCTCTAATAAATCGTCTTGGGGTGGAGGGGACCTAGGTTTCTTGAAACCTAGATGACCACTTGTGAGGGATGGGGTAGAGGAAAATAAGACTTAGACTTTATGACTTTACACTCCCCAGGGTCTCTTTCAGTGCTGAGAGTATGATTCAATAATGCTACTCCAAGGAACACAAGCTCTGGTCCATCCATACCAGCAAGCTGGAAAGACTGAGAACAGGCCTGGGGCTTGAGTACCAGTCTGGTTGAGTTCTGCTCATCAGCAGAAAACAGATGGATTCTTTTTGGTTATGTCAATTCAGGAAGAACTATTTACTAAAATGTTTCATCCTGAATTAGTAGAGGGAATCTTTCTCAGacctttcttgcttcctttcttccttttttcttccttccttccctctttccatccttcctaaTATCTGATCCAGGTCGCAAGTGCAACAGCCAACCATAGCCTAAGATGACTACTGATAAGCATTGAGCCTTTGCCCTACTACATTTTTCCTTGCCCTAAGACCATATTTGTATAGGATTTAGTGAAAACATCCAATCAGCTTAATCCCTGCTGCAGCTCAGAACTCAAGAGCTCAACAGatctaccagcctcagcctccacCAGCAGTAGCAAGGATTACAGGCGTACATCATCACTGCCCACATCACGCAATCTGAAATCCAGTCTAAAGTCTCATTGACTAAAATCAGAAGAGGAAGACTGGGAAAAGGCCAGAAAAGAAAGGTTTTCTATGAAAGCTTAGTATAGAAGAAAGAGCCTTCACTTTGGAATCAAGAGATTGGGATTCATACCCTATTCTTaattatgtgaccataggcaaacactgtaaatcttaaagtgctatggagATGTCATGGATAAGTAGGATTAAGGATTTGAGggttcatttaaaaatagatttcccaatcaaatagaaatttttatttttacatccaaAGCCAGATATTTTTAGACCCAGTCACAATAGCCAGTCCAGCTAATAGAATTTAAAGTCAGCTGACCATCTCACCCCAAttgcccttcttccctctttgctATCTTCCCTACCTtttattctttggtttttttgtttgtttgtttgtttggtctttGGTTTGgggttgagcaatgagggttaagtgactttcccagggtcacacagctagtaaatgtcaagtgtctgaggctagatttgaactcaggtcttcctgactccagggccagtgctctatccactgcaccacctagctgccccctaccttttATTCTAATTCCCTGGCTTC
It encodes the following:
- the LOC122728402 gene encoding keratin, type II cytoskeletal 1-like — translated: MSSQVVWRSQTGGYSSGSAVLPGKSRRVAGSSSVVKFGSCSGGRGAASSSRSLINLGGHKSILTSVAGGGLGQGSLAYGGYTVGGFGNGHFGGGSFGAGGFGLGGLGGASLGGGSFGPNVCPGGIHEVVTNQSLLEPLDVKIDPEVQQVKTQEREQLKVLNNQFAAFIDKVRFLEQQNQVLKTKWDLLQQLNVSTHTTNLDSIFEAYLSSLRAQVDNLKSQKGQQDSELKTTQDSVEDFKKKYETEINARTNAENDFVVLKKDVDAAYTVKVDLSTKVDSLQQEIEFFTVLYETELAQVHKTVSDTNVVLSMDNNRTLNLDSILEEIQAQYEDIAQRSKTEADTLYQAKYQELQITAGKHGEDVKVLKTEINELNRTIQRLRAEIDRVKKQNAAVEQAILEAEQKGEKTVKDAQEKVAQLEDALQKAKEELTRLLRDYQELLGVKLALDVEIATYRKLLEGEESRLSGDITCSVNYSVVTSSISSSTGAASTSLGHGSKSSGDGSSRYSSGVEYSSGTKSGSTHATSGSTGATSGSGTQESSSRNTQGYSSGQGSQDGFYTRVKF